In one Zobellia galactanivorans genomic region, the following are encoded:
- the dnaA gene encoding chromosomal replication initiator protein DnaA has product MGVTAISVWNNCLTFIKDNIQPQAFKTWFEPIKPVKLSDNALSIQVPSKFFYEWLEEHYVKLLKVALTKELGETAKLVYIIRMENTYGNKEPFTEKIPSSNRANMTPQEMDVPIKSKNPELKNPFVIPGIRNIKIESQLNPNYNFDNFLEGDSNRLARSAGMAVANKPGGTSFNPLLVFGGVGLGKTHLAHAIGVEIKDKYPERTVLYISAEKFTQQYIESVKKNTRNDFIHFYQLIDVLIIDDVQFLSGKSGTQDVFFHIFNHLHQNGKQVILTSDKAPVDMQDIEQRLLSRFKWGLSAELQNPDYETRISILKNKLYRDGVEMPDDIIDYVAKHIKSNIRELEGAIISLIAQSSFNKKEVTLELAQQVVEKFVKNTKREVSIDYIQKVVSDYFEMDVATLQSKTRKRHIVQARQLAMFFAKKFTKASLASIGSQIGKRDHATVLHACKTVDNLAETDKQFRKYIEDLTKKFS; this is encoded by the coding sequence ATGGGTGTTACTGCTATTTCCGTATGGAACAATTGTTTGACCTTTATCAAAGACAACATTCAACCGCAGGCATTCAAAACTTGGTTTGAACCTATCAAACCGGTTAAGTTATCTGACAATGCACTGAGCATTCAGGTACCTAGTAAATTCTTTTACGAATGGTTAGAAGAACACTATGTCAAGTTGTTAAAAGTTGCACTCACCAAAGAATTAGGTGAGACCGCAAAATTGGTGTACATCATTAGAATGGAAAACACCTATGGCAACAAGGAACCTTTTACCGAAAAGATACCCAGTTCCAACAGGGCGAACATGACGCCTCAGGAAATGGACGTTCCGATAAAATCAAAAAACCCAGAGCTAAAGAATCCTTTTGTAATTCCAGGCATTCGAAATATTAAGATCGAATCGCAGCTCAACCCCAACTATAACTTTGATAACTTTTTGGAAGGAGACTCTAACCGTTTGGCCAGATCTGCCGGTATGGCCGTCGCCAACAAACCTGGAGGAACCTCGTTTAACCCCTTATTGGTCTTTGGCGGAGTAGGTTTAGGAAAAACTCACTTGGCCCATGCCATTGGAGTTGAGATCAAGGACAAATACCCTGAGCGTACCGTGCTGTATATTTCAGCCGAAAAGTTCACACAACAATATATTGAATCGGTAAAGAAGAACACCCGAAACGATTTTATCCACTTCTACCAATTGATAGACGTGCTCATCATCGACGACGTTCAGTTCTTGAGCGGAAAATCGGGAACACAAGATGTCTTCTTCCATATTTTCAATCATTTGCACCAAAACGGGAAGCAGGTTATCCTAACCTCTGACAAGGCCCCCGTAGATATGCAGGATATCGAGCAACGCCTATTGTCCCGTTTCAAGTGGGGCCTATCGGCAGAGCTTCAGAATCCCGATTACGAAACACGAATTTCCATACTAAAGAACAAACTGTATAGAGACGGTGTTGAAATGCCCGACGATATTATCGATTATGTAGCCAAGCATATCAAGAGCAATATTCGCGAATTGGAAGGCGCCATTATATCGTTAATAGCCCAATCTTCTTTCAACAAAAAGGAGGTGACCCTAGAATTGGCACAACAGGTAGTCGAAAAGTTCGTAAAGAACACCAAGCGCGAAGTATCCATAGACTACATTCAAAAAGTAGTTTCCGATTATTTTGAAATGGATGTCGCCACACTTCAGTCGAAAACGCGAAAGCGACATATCGTACAAGCAAGACAGCTTGCCATGTTCTTTGCGAAGAAATTCACCAAAGCCTCATTGGCCAGCATTGGCTCGCAAATCGGAAAAAGAGACCACGCCACCGTACTACACGCCTGTAAAACGGTCGATAACTTGGCTGAAACCGACAAGCAGTTCAGAAAATACATCGAAGACCTTACCAAGAAATTCTCTTAA
- a CDS encoding low molecular weight protein-tyrosine-phosphatase yields METKVLMVCLGNICRSPLAEGILQSKVDPKKVFVDSAGTGGYHIGNAPDPRSIAVARKYGLNIENQRCRQFQKSDFKKFDVIYAMDRSNLNNILNLADTQEEAEKVKLLLTEVELPVIEVPDPYWDDNGFDKVFHLIDKACTSIAKKL; encoded by the coding sequence ATGGAAACCAAAGTTTTAATGGTCTGCCTTGGCAATATTTGCAGGTCGCCATTGGCCGAAGGTATTCTTCAAAGCAAAGTCGACCCTAAAAAGGTCTTTGTCGATTCTGCAGGAACCGGAGGTTACCATATTGGTAACGCCCCCGACCCTAGATCCATAGCGGTTGCCCGAAAATACGGACTGAACATCGAAAATCAGCGCTGTCGCCAATTCCAGAAATCGGACTTTAAAAAATTTGACGTAATTTATGCTATGGACCGTAGCAACCTCAATAACATTTTAAACTTGGCCGATACCCAAGAGGAAGCCGAAAAAGTGAAATTGTTGCTTACGGAAGTGGAATTGCCCGTTATTGAAGTACCCGACCCGTATTGGGACGACAATGGATTTGACAAGGTATTTCACCTTATTGACAAAGCTTGTACGTCTATCGCCAAAAAACTCTAA
- a CDS encoding SAM-dependent methyltransferase, with translation MANRIENQGKLYLIPTTLGDNEPLEVLPISIKQAIEQIDHYIVENEKTARRFIKKISPRKSQPDLHLSVLNKYTQIEEIPSFLQPCLEGFHTGILSEAGCPGIADPGAEVVKIAHEKNIQVVPLVGPSSIVLALMASGMNGQSFAFNGYLPIDAPERKSAIKRLEKLSKDYGQSQLFIETPYRNDKLFAELLKTLHPNTRVCIACDVTLPTEYILTKTVADWKRTKVEPLHKRPAIFIIQG, from the coding sequence ATGGCCAACAGAATCGAGAACCAGGGAAAGTTATATCTCATACCCACTACGCTTGGCGATAACGAACCCTTAGAGGTCTTACCTATTTCCATAAAACAGGCGATCGAACAAATTGACCATTATATTGTTGAAAACGAAAAAACGGCCAGACGCTTCATTAAAAAGATCAGCCCTCGGAAATCACAGCCGGACCTTCATTTATCGGTATTGAATAAATACACCCAGATTGAAGAAATACCCAGCTTTTTACAGCCCTGCCTAGAAGGCTTTCATACCGGAATCTTATCCGAAGCAGGCTGCCCCGGCATTGCCGACCCAGGAGCGGAAGTCGTAAAGATCGCTCACGAAAAAAACATTCAGGTAGTGCCTTTAGTCGGCCCCTCCTCTATCGTACTAGCCCTTATGGCCAGTGGAATGAACGGGCAGAGTTTTGCCTTTAACGGCTATTTGCCCATAGATGCCCCAGAGCGCAAAAGTGCCATCAAACGATTGGAAAAACTTTCAAAAGACTACGGACAATCACAGCTATTTATAGAAACCCCCTATAGAAACGACAAGCTTTTTGCCGAGTTGCTCAAAACACTACACCCCAACACGAGGGTATGTATCGCTTGCGATGTCACCCTTCCTACGGAATACATCCTCACCAAGACCGTTGCCGACTGGAAACGGACCAAAGTGGAACCCCTTCACAAGCGGCCCGCTATTTTTATTATCCAAGGGTAA
- a CDS encoding DUF4269 domain-containing protein codes for MNRFKNIEYLKLGNKRQNQAYKELKELNIFEKLKKYNPILTGTVPIDIDVPESDLDIICECKNHREFSAELLSLFGKKTDFELKSYKENQIQSTTAKFKTDTFEIEIFGQHIPTEKQNAYRHMVIEDKILNSKGPEFRAEIRSLKSGGLKTEPAFAKLLGLNGNPYTELLKFEATIQAEEE; via the coding sequence ATGAACCGTTTTAAAAATATCGAATACCTGAAACTTGGCAACAAAAGGCAAAACCAAGCCTACAAAGAGCTTAAGGAACTGAATATTTTTGAAAAACTTAAAAAGTACAATCCCATCTTAACAGGAACGGTCCCTATTGATATCGACGTGCCCGAAAGTGATTTAGATATTATTTGCGAGTGCAAAAACCACAGAGAATTTTCCGCAGAACTTTTATCCCTATTTGGTAAGAAAACCGATTTTGAATTAAAATCATATAAGGAAAACCAAATTCAATCTACAACCGCAAAGTTCAAGACCGATACTTTTGAAATTGAGATTTTCGGACAACACATACCCACCGAAAAACAGAATGCTTACCGACATATGGTAATTGAAGACAAAATCTTAAACTCGAAAGGCCCTGAATTTAGGGCCGAAATAAGAAGCCTCAAATCGGGGGGATTAAAAACAGAACCCGCATTCGCCAAACTCTTGGGATTAAACGGAAACCCCTATACCGAACTACTAAAGTTTGAAGCAACAATACAAGCAGAAGAAGAATAG
- the mltG gene encoding endolytic transglycosylase MltG: protein MYIRRILLIIVLAGLVGGGVFAYKVYNAVFSPNTSFNNEKAYVFVPSDASFGDVKELVEPLLKNPESFEQIAIRKGYAANVKGGKYAIVKGMNNNDIVNSLRSKNVPVRVAFNNQETIADLAGRIAMQIEPDSLTLLEAFTDEAFLKANGFGEETRLAMYIPNSYEFFWNSSAEEFRDRMLKEYRRFWTEERLAKAKKLGLSPEEVITLASVVHKETAKVDERPRVAGVYLNRLQRGILLQADPTVIYALKKHTGNFKAVIKRVLYKDLELDSPYNTYKYAGLPPGPIAMPDISAIDAVLNPEKHDYLYFVANVENFGYHKFAKTLAQHNRNKAQYVQWINSQKIKR from the coding sequence ATGTATATCAGACGAATTCTTTTGATCATAGTGCTTGCCGGTCTTGTTGGCGGGGGAGTTTTTGCGTATAAGGTCTATAACGCCGTATTTAGCCCGAATACAAGCTTTAATAATGAAAAGGCATATGTGTTCGTTCCGTCGGATGCCAGTTTTGGCGATGTAAAGGAGCTTGTGGAGCCCCTTTTGAAAAATCCCGAATCATTTGAGCAAATCGCTATCCGCAAAGGGTATGCGGCCAATGTAAAAGGGGGGAAGTATGCTATTGTAAAAGGAATGAACAACAATGATATCGTTAATTCCTTACGCAGCAAAAACGTTCCGGTAAGGGTGGCCTTTAACAATCAGGAAACGATTGCCGATTTGGCGGGAAGAATAGCCATGCAGATCGAGCCCGATAGTTTGACCTTGTTGGAAGCTTTTACGGATGAGGCATTTTTAAAAGCGAACGGTTTTGGCGAAGAAACGCGATTGGCCATGTATATCCCCAACAGCTATGAGTTCTTTTGGAATTCTTCCGCTGAAGAATTTCGCGATCGTATGCTTAAGGAATATAGGCGCTTTTGGACGGAAGAACGCTTGGCCAAGGCCAAAAAATTGGGACTTTCGCCTGAAGAAGTGATAACATTGGCTTCGGTAGTGCACAAGGAAACCGCAAAAGTAGACGAGCGACCACGTGTGGCAGGGGTGTACCTGAACCGATTGCAAAGAGGAATTTTATTACAGGCCGATCCTACCGTAATATATGCGTTAAAAAAGCATACGGGTAATTTTAAGGCGGTTATCAAGAGGGTTTTGTACAAAGACCTTGAGTTGGATTCGCCTTACAATACCTATAAATATGCGGGCCTACCTCCCGGCCCCATTGCTATGCCCGACATTTCCGCCATTGATGCCGTACTCAATCCTGAAAAGCACGACTATCTGTATTTTGTGGCTAACGTAGAGAATTTCGGTTACCATAAGTTTGCGAAAACTCTGGCCCAACACAACCGAAATAAGGCACAATATGTCCAGTGGATCAATTCACAAAAGATAAAAAGGTAG
- a CDS encoding GNAT family N-acetyltransferase, with product MLSLVGEHVSLRALEPEDLDFLYELENNPEIWEISGTVTPYSKHVLKLYLDNAYRDIYDVKQLRLCICNQDDLAIGFIDLFDFDPKNGRAGVGIVVLDKGDRNKGIGSEALQLLCDYAFGTLALHQLYANVMEGNDASIHLFKKMGFKEVGLKKDWIFSEGGYKNEILFQKINA from the coding sequence ATGTTGAGTCTTGTAGGGGAACATGTAAGTTTAAGGGCCCTCGAGCCTGAAGACCTTGATTTTCTGTACGAATTGGAGAACAATCCGGAAATATGGGAAATCAGCGGAACGGTTACCCCATACTCAAAACACGTCTTAAAACTTTATTTAGATAATGCCTATCGCGATATATACGATGTAAAACAGTTGCGTCTTTGTATCTGCAACCAAGACGATCTGGCCATCGGTTTTATAGACCTCTTCGATTTTGACCCCAAAAATGGCAGGGCCGGCGTAGGTATCGTTGTTCTTGATAAAGGGGATAGGAATAAGGGGATAGGTTCCGAGGCCTTACAGCTACTTTGTGACTATGCCTTCGGGACGTTGGCTTTGCATCAGTTGTACGCTAATGTGATGGAAGGGAACGATGCTAGTATCCATTTGTTCAAAAAAATGGGATTTAAAGAAGTGGGCTTGAAAAAAGATTGGATTTTTTCCGAAGGAGGATATAAAAATGAAATTTTGTTCCAAAAAATAAACGCTTAA
- the dapF gene encoding diaminopimelate epimerase — protein sequence MTLKFFKYQGTGNDFVMIDNRQLLFPKNDTKLVARLCDRKFGIGADGLILLENDELTDFRMVYYNADGNEGSLCGNGGRCTVAFAKFLGVIDKETLFNAADGKHRAKVEGGIVSLQMQDVSEIKEKPDYVFLDTGSPHHVQMVDDIKDFQVFKEGKKLRYGLYGQIGSNINFVEGLNDAGFAVRTYERGVEDETLSCGTGVTAVAIAMHRAGKVATDTVKIQTQGGELQVKLEERNGVYQNIHLIGPAEQVFKGEIEC from the coding sequence ATGACACTCAAATTTTTCAAATATCAGGGCACAGGGAATGATTTTGTAATGATAGACAACCGACAGTTGTTGTTTCCCAAAAATGATACCAAACTCGTAGCGCGTTTGTGTGATCGAAAGTTTGGCATAGGGGCGGACGGTCTTATCCTATTGGAGAATGACGAACTGACAGATTTTCGGATGGTCTACTACAATGCCGATGGAAACGAAGGAAGTCTTTGTGGTAACGGAGGTCGTTGTACGGTGGCTTTTGCGAAGTTTCTAGGGGTTATCGATAAAGAGACCTTGTTCAATGCGGCCGATGGTAAGCATCGGGCAAAAGTTGAAGGCGGTATCGTTAGCTTGCAAATGCAAGATGTTTCAGAAATAAAGGAAAAACCCGATTACGTCTTTTTGGATACCGGCTCACCGCATCACGTGCAGATGGTAGATGATATTAAGGATTTTCAAGTCTTTAAGGAAGGAAAGAAATTAAGGTATGGCCTTTACGGGCAAATCGGTAGCAATATCAATTTTGTAGAGGGGCTAAATGATGCCGGTTTTGCCGTAAGAACTTACGAACGGGGCGTTGAAGACGAGACCTTGTCGTGTGGTACGGGCGTTACCGCGGTGGCCATTGCCATGCATCGTGCGGGAAAGGTTGCTACTGATACCGTCAAGATACAGACACAAGGGGGCGAACTTCAGGTGAAGCTCGAAGAGCGGAATGGAGTGTATCAAAACATTCACTTGATCGGTCCTGCCGAACAGGTGTTCAAAGGAGAGATAGAATGTTGA
- a CDS encoding S1C family serine protease — protein sequence MKKIASTFFIALIAGAITLGSYKLFFENTNYAVISHNEGESVFNTSLTPTSPKGSGINEVDFTVAAETTVNAVVHVKNVTIDRTPHSFMDFFYGSGGNQRPQVGTGSGVIISQDGYIVTNNHVISKATKLQVTLNNNKTYDAELVGTDPNSDIALIKIDAGKNLPYLAFGDSDHVKIGEWVLAVGNPFNLTSTVTAGIVSAKARDLGRNQSFIQTDAAVNPGNSGGALVNTNGDLVGINTAITSQTGSYVGYSFAVPSNIAKKVVDDILEYGNVQKGILGISALNVNTPYAIENGLNEIEGVYVSGVEEGTGAEEAELQEGDIIKKIDEIKVRKFADLTGYLSAKRPEDTVELTIDRDGEIFTVPVVLKKRQTVIVPVMGLEVKNLTKEDMKKFKTKKGVKVVGVPETYRGNGLENKVLLSVNDNEINDIEEARALFGSISRYGRTSITMVNEKGERERLIFQ from the coding sequence ATGAAGAAAATTGCCAGTACCTTTTTTATCGCCCTGATTGCTGGAGCAATTACCTTGGGCAGCTACAAACTATTTTTTGAGAATACTAATTACGCCGTTATCTCCCACAACGAAGGGGAGTCGGTTTTCAATACAAGTTTAACCCCTACCTCGCCGAAGGGCTCCGGAATCAACGAAGTCGATTTTACGGTCGCGGCCGAAACCACGGTAAACGCCGTAGTTCACGTCAAGAACGTAACCATAGACAGGACCCCTCATAGTTTTATGGATTTTTTCTACGGAAGCGGAGGAAACCAAAGACCACAAGTAGGCACGGGATCAGGTGTAATCATCTCTCAAGACGGATATATCGTGACCAACAATCACGTTATTAGCAAAGCTACCAAGTTACAGGTGACCCTGAACAACAACAAGACCTACGATGCCGAGCTAGTAGGAACCGACCCTAATTCAGACATTGCCCTGATCAAAATAGATGCCGGAAAGAACCTGCCTTACTTGGCTTTTGGGGATTCCGACCATGTAAAGATCGGAGAATGGGTTTTGGCCGTTGGCAACCCCTTTAACCTTACATCTACGGTTACCGCAGGTATCGTTAGCGCCAAGGCCCGTGACTTAGGAAGAAATCAATCGTTTATTCAAACCGATGCCGCAGTAAACCCTGGTAACAGTGGCGGCGCCCTAGTGAACACCAATGGGGACCTTGTTGGAATCAATACTGCAATCACCTCACAAACCGGAAGTTATGTTGGATATTCATTTGCGGTACCCAGCAATATTGCAAAAAAGGTTGTCGACGATATTCTTGAATACGGTAACGTTCAAAAAGGGATACTAGGTATTTCGGCCTTAAACGTAAATACGCCTTACGCCATTGAAAACGGCCTTAATGAAATAGAAGGGGTTTATGTATCAGGTGTGGAAGAAGGAACCGGCGCCGAGGAAGCCGAACTTCAAGAAGGTGACATCATCAAAAAAATAGATGAAATCAAAGTTCGCAAATTTGCCGACCTTACAGGTTACCTATCCGCAAAACGCCCCGAAGATACCGTAGAACTTACGATTGACAGAGATGGGGAAATATTTACGGTACCGGTGGTACTTAAGAAAAGACAAACGGTAATTGTTCCCGTCATGGGCCTTGAAGTCAAAAACCTCACCAAGGAAGACATGAAAAAATTCAAAACCAAAAAAGGAGTAAAAGTAGTCGGCGTACCTGAAACCTATAGAGGAAACGGTCTTGAAAACAAGGTACTATTATCGGTAAACGACAATGAAATCAACGATATCGAAGAAGCCCGCGCCCTATTTGGAAGTATTTCGAGATACGGAAGAACAAGTATTACCATGGTTAATGAAAAAGGAGAAAGGGAACGCCTCATATTTCAATAA
- a CDS encoding glyceraldehyde-3-phosphate dehydrogenase, whose translation MKSNASYEKELAFQADRRKATTEFIKLVSDLWYDKTIEIVLFKNQVIDKNVSDIINLHEYAGEFVQKPISIFDSTEILRAINDIKLPPAKLDIGKLTYEYHSDNNDFDDIKAFVYNKLKDADEAIPFKPKDIVLYGFGRIGRILARELMAKTGQGNQLRLRAIVTRDAQDEALLEKRANLLRIDSIHGKFSGTVEVDAKNKALIINGTTVYMIRADRPESIDYTKYGINNALIIDNTGAFRNKEELSRHLKAEGVSQVLLTAPGKEVPNIVHGVNHKMYDPDAIDIFSAASCTTNAITPILSIIEDSLGIVKGHLETIHAYTNDQNLVDNMHKKHRRGRAAALNMVITETGAGQAVAKALPQLKGKLTSNAIRVPVPNGSLAILNLEIKNKTSVEGINTILKKYALEGDLVEQIKYSLSKELVSSDVVGTNAPSIYDSNATIVSANGKNIILYVWYDNEYGYSHQVIRLAKYIAKVRRYTYY comes from the coding sequence ATGAAATCAAACGCCTCTTATGAAAAAGAATTGGCCTTTCAAGCGGACAGAAGAAAGGCTACTACGGAATTCATTAAACTTGTCAGCGACCTTTGGTATGACAAGACCATAGAAATCGTGCTTTTCAAAAACCAGGTCATCGACAAAAATGTGAGCGACATTATCAATTTGCACGAATACGCCGGGGAGTTTGTACAAAAACCGATCTCGATTTTCGACTCGACGGAAATCTTACGGGCCATAAACGACATTAAGCTCCCTCCTGCCAAACTTGATATCGGCAAATTGACCTACGAGTACCATTCCGACAACAATGATTTTGACGACATCAAAGCCTTTGTTTACAACAAGCTTAAAGATGCCGATGAAGCCATTCCCTTTAAACCCAAAGACATCGTGCTATATGGTTTTGGTAGGATAGGCCGAATTTTAGCCCGTGAACTGATGGCCAAAACAGGCCAAGGCAACCAACTACGACTTAGGGCCATTGTCACCCGCGACGCCCAAGACGAGGCTTTATTGGAAAAAAGGGCGAATTTGCTCCGTATCGATTCGATCCATGGTAAATTTTCGGGCACCGTCGAAGTCGACGCCAAAAACAAGGCCCTTATCATCAATGGAACTACGGTATATATGATTAGGGCCGACCGTCCCGAATCAATAGACTATACGAAATACGGCATCAACAACGCCCTAATCATTGACAATACGGGAGCCTTCAGGAACAAGGAAGAACTTTCACGCCATTTAAAGGCCGAAGGGGTTTCCCAAGTATTGTTGACCGCACCGGGCAAGGAAGTCCCCAATATTGTACACGGTGTCAACCATAAAATGTACGACCCCGACGCGATAGATATTTTTTCCGCCGCATCGTGCACAACAAATGCCATCACCCCCATACTCAGCATCATAGAAGACAGCCTGGGCATCGTAAAAGGACACTTAGAGACCATACATGCTTACACCAACGACCAAAACTTGGTCGACAATATGCACAAAAAGCACCGACGGGGCAGAGCCGCCGCATTGAATATGGTCATTACCGAAACAGGCGCCGGCCAAGCCGTGGCAAAGGCCCTACCCCAATTAAAGGGCAAATTAACCTCAAATGCCATACGTGTACCGGTACCCAATGGTTCCTTGGCCATATTGAACCTTGAGATCAAGAACAAGACCTCGGTTGAAGGCATCAACACCATTCTAAAAAAATACGCCCTTGAAGGCGATTTGGTAGAACAGATCAAGTACTCCCTGAGCAAAGAGCTGGTTTCATCGGATGTGGTCGGCACCAACGCCCCTTCGATCTACGACAGCAATGCCACCATTGTCAGTGCAAATGGAAAAAACATCATATTATATGTGTGGTACGATAACGAGTACGGATACTCACATCAAGTGATTCGCTTGGCCAAATATATAGCCAAGGTCAGACGCTACACCTATTATTGA
- the trmD gene encoding tRNA (guanosine(37)-N1)-methyltransferase TrmD, translated as MRIDIITVLPELLESPFGASIMKRAVEKGLVEVHMHNLRDYTDKSYNQVDDYQFGGGAGMVLMIEPIDKCISQLKSERDYDEVIYMTPDGETLNQRMANGLSLLNNVIILCGHYKGVDQRVRDAFITREISIGDYVLSGGELGAAILCDAVIRLIPGVLNNETSALTDTFQDDLLAPPVYTRPSEYKGMKVPDILLSGNFPKIEKWREDQAQKRTEKLRPDLLK; from the coding sequence ATGCGCATAGACATCATAACCGTTTTACCAGAATTGCTCGAAAGTCCCTTTGGCGCATCTATTATGAAACGGGCCGTTGAAAAAGGCCTAGTGGAAGTGCATATGCACAATTTAAGGGACTATACCGACAAGAGTTATAATCAGGTAGATGATTATCAATTTGGAGGTGGAGCAGGTATGGTACTCATGATCGAACCTATAGACAAGTGCATTTCCCAACTGAAATCGGAAAGAGATTATGACGAGGTCATTTATATGACTCCTGATGGGGAGACCTTGAACCAGCGTATGGCCAACGGATTATCGCTATTGAACAACGTAATCATTTTATGTGGCCATTATAAAGGTGTTGATCAAAGGGTGCGCGATGCTTTTATCACTCGGGAAATATCGATAGGAGATTACGTTCTTTCAGGAGGCGAATTGGGGGCCGCCATACTTTGTGATGCGGTCATTCGGTTAATTCCCGGCGTACTCAACAACGAAACCTCTGCCCTAACCGACACCTTTCAAGACGACCTTCTAGCGCCACCGGTTTACACCAGACCATCGGAATACAAAGGAATGAAAGTACCCGATATCCTACTGAGCGGCAACTTTCCCAAAATAGAAAAATGGCGCGAAGACCAAGCCCAGAAAAGAACGGAGAAACTACGCCCCGATTTGCTGAAATAA
- the rplS gene encoding 50S ribosomal protein L19 has translation MEALLKFVEDEFVPKKEFPEFSAGDTITVYYEIKEGEKTRTQFFRGVVIQRRGSGSTETFTIRKMSGTIGVERIFPINMPALQKIEVNKRGKVRRARIFYFRGLTGKKARIKEIRS, from the coding sequence ATGGAAGCATTATTAAAATTCGTAGAAGACGAGTTTGTTCCAAAAAAAGAATTTCCTGAATTTTCAGCTGGTGATACCATTACGGTATACTACGAAATCAAGGAAGGTGAAAAAACACGTACGCAGTTTTTTAGAGGCGTCGTAATCCAAAGAAGAGGTTCTGGTTCTACCGAAACCTTTACCATCCGTAAAATGTCAGGTACTATAGGTGTTGAGCGTATCTTCCCTATCAACATGCCGGCCTTACAAAAAATCGAAGTGAACAAAAGAGGTAAAGTACGTAGAGCTCGTATCTTCTACTTTAGAGGCCTTACCGGTAAAAAAGCACGTATCAAAGAGATTCGTTCTTAA